In Gossypium hirsutum isolate 1008001.06 chromosome A10, Gossypium_hirsutum_v2.1, whole genome shotgun sequence, the DNA window GGGAAAAGAGCTCAAGCTGATAGTGATTGGGCAAGGTCTActgatgacatgaagagcacttcTGGATATTTCTTCACTCTTGGCTTAGGGGTCTTTTTTTGGAGCTCAAAGAAATAACAAATTGTTGCTCAATCTACCGCTGAAGCAGAGTACATTGCAGCTGCTGCAGCTGTTAAATCAAGCCATTTGACTTAGGAAACTTTTATGTGATTTGAATGAAGAGCAAGTTGATGCTACTGAAATTAAAGTTGACAATCAGTCAGTTGTTGCCATAGCTAAAAATCTAGTATTTCATGGCAAGACCAAGcattttaagattaaatttcattttgttagaGAGGCTGAACAATCAAGGGAGGTGAATATGATTCATTACAGCTCAGAAAATCAGTTTGCGGATATTATAACTAAGTCTCTAGGTGCTACAAGGTTTGATCCTTTAAGAAGAAGTATTGGTGtttgttgcatacagtccaaggagaagtgttgaactttggcctgcaatgcaacaacAAACCAGCATTAAAGCTAAACCAATGCAGCAGCAACATTTTGTTCATTTGCAAcatgtttcatttgttttgtaATATGACTTTGAGTTAGTAAAATTAGTTGCTGATTTTGTATGAAGTGATCTAATAGTTTATATGTCAGCTTCTTTGTGTGTAATTTAAGCTATGTTTTAGTTAAGTATTAATGGGAGCAATTACACATTAGGTGGCTGCCTTGTATCACATATATGTTCATCATCTTAATGAAATACACAAGTGATTCTTAGTCATCTTCTTGTAAAAAATTTTCTTTGCATTCATTCTTTGCTTCAATTCTCCTTAGTTTACATGCAAAAACCCCAACAGAATCGGATGGTAATTGATGCATCTTTTTCCTTGTCTTTACGATTCTCATCCTTAACAGTGTGAAACTTGAATGGGATTAGACAAGGTGATATCTGCTCCAACAAGTCTCTGCTTAgaattcatattatttatattttgaacaaTGTTCCATCAAAAACCAGATTCTATCAAAACGAAAAATTCAAAAGATCAAAAAGGAAAAGTTCAAAAGAAGAACAATGTGTTCAACAAATGATTATCCAAAATGTTTTCAAgtccatatatatacacacataataAGTTTGACTAAGACTACAAAACATACTAGTAAGGAACTATGCTTAAGAAGACTGGTGAATGCATATGTGCCATTGACCATTAATCATCTCAAACACATTTGTTACAAACAGCGGAAACCAATTGCTACCTTTTGTTGTCTTGACAGATTCCACGCACGTAACATACCCAAAATCTCCTCTAACATGAACTCGAACATTTTTCAGCTTTATCTCTAGTGGAAATTCGAAGTTCATCCACACAAGTTTGCAGCTTTTCATTATGGAATCGTAACCAGATATCCCTTTTCCCCCTGGGTGCACACAACAAACATCATCTCCTTTCACCCAAAGGTTTTGCATCATGTCTAGATCCCCTCTCCTAAAAGCATCATAAAACCCAAAATTTGCTATCAGTACCAAAGCCTTACTATCCTCATGTAGGACTCGAAGATCATCCTTGATTTTTGCTGCTTCAGCATAGTTTTCTTCCTCGACGGTAATCTGCAGGTCCCTTTGTAAGATTTGTTCATCTAACATTATGCTTTCAGCATTTCGGTTACCCTCGTTGTCATTACCTTTGGCTTGAAAAGGCATCAACAATAGCATATGTGGATTTTGTTTGATGGGTACTGCAGTAGATTAATTAGCAATTAGATAAGCTGGATTTGGCACATATGATGAATCTATATTAAGATAAGTTGCAAAGACAAGAAACTTACAAGAGGTATTCCATTTCCCAACTTGTAGTGTCACTATCCCAGTAAAAACTCGGTCTTGTTTCCACTTGAAGCCTTCCTTATTGTTTAGTTTCTCTTGGATAAAACTAGGTCCAATCAAAAGGGTGTCTATACATATTTCTTCATTTAATATTTTGGAAAAAAGATCATTTCTTAAAGATCTCACTTCTTGCTTTTCTATATTCTCACTAACATTTTGATGAAAATCATTACAATCTCCGGACTTCGGAGAGACTTCTTTATGTACATCATCAACAAGGGGAGTTTTGGTTATACCACCTATTCCCCAAAGTCCAATTGCACGACAGTCTTTTCGTTCAATCAGCCTCAAAATCGTGTTTTTCTGATAATCCAATCCAACCAGTTCCTCAGAAGCACTTTTAGAGTTGCTATTTGTCAACTTTTCTGTAACATATTCAATAATATTCTTGATATATTCGGCTTCAGGTCTAGCagataataaagaaagaaaatggtAAGATGACAGCATGTAAGTTTGATAGGTTCTTATagacaagttttttttttttaaatttaagatgAATATAATTTTTAGAGTTTAGAATTTGAAGGTCTATGATTTAAGGGGTCAAGGTATAGGGTTTTAGTATCTAGGAGTTAAgtttttagaaatttataaaaaaatattaaatgaattagtaaattttttcttaaaacttaaaaagaaattaaaaaaaaaagctcaagaaaaaaaatatggatGGTGTAGATTTCATGAAATCTAATACAAAGATAAATATAAGAAGAGGAAAAATATAGTTACCTATCAAATTTCCCACCATCTATATGCCAACCTTTTAATTTACCAACTTCAGCAAAAGCAGCTTTCCATCGCTTCACTTCATCAACTAACCTCTTTGATTCATGCTCTTCAAAGGATATCTGAAAGCTCCCACCAATATTTCGCACATGGGAAGGATCAACATGGTAAAAGATGGGAAGAACAATATGCCCTTGAGTGTTCTTGCGGTCTATGATGTCAGAAACTTCAGCCAGGCATGATTTTGAAGAAGCATAGTCTACGGATAAAACGATAATTGAGAGATTTGAGGCTGCAATAGCTTGAGAAAGTGCTTTTGAAAGTAGCTCTCCTTTTTCCAGTTTTTCTTCATCGAAGAAGACATTCACTCCCATGTCTTTCAAAGCTTTGAGTAGATGACTGGTGAAGTTAAGGCGCGTGTCTTCACCTCTGAAGCTCAAGAAAACTTGATGCTTGATTTGacgagaagaagaagaagaagaagtagtcATAAAGAAAGAGTATTCAAACAAAATAACCTAAGGATTTtgtgaagagaaaaataaaaagagcaAACCATACGAAGGAATTAGATTTTCTTGGCTTGATTTCTTTAAAGTATTCTACAAAAGAAAAGTTTAACATACTAAGGAAGATTTTCTTGGCCTGATTTTCTTTAAGATTTTCTTGGCCTAATTTTCTTTAAGCCAAAGAGTTATGTTTCTTAATGTcctttaaaacattaattttttagtggatttatattaacaataaaacacTTAAAAAAAAGAATTCTAAAATCGTGGATTAAGTTTTAACTTAGTTGGCATCAAAATTGTTATCAATGCAAAAAGACATGGGTTTAAGTGCTGTGAAGCATATTATCCTTTTAAGGGTTGAGGGGGagttatgagtagttctagacattgtatcaaaaaaccttagaaaaaacacccattagatattagaacttataacacatttagataattttatgtttacgttttgagggttctttttttttcggattttcgggatttagttttttatctctatcttttgtattCTTCGTTATTttaccattatagtaaaattatctttacccgtggttttttatcctctttggaggagttttttcacgttaaatttttgtgttcaatttctcaatttattccgctatttttttacttgttactTAATCGAGTCGATCCCCAACCGTTTATATGAATGCAGAATTTGCCAAAGTTTTACTGTTATCTCAAAACTTGTGGGATGATGGAGCTGGATATTATTTTCAGTGGCACCCCTTTCACAGTTTTCACTCTCAAAGCTAGATTGTTGAGCTTCAAAGTTTTAAGGGAAACCAGCAAGACACTAGAATATTGGCATTCGCAATCAACTCAGTCTCTAAGAAATAACTATTCCATCACCTTATTTTctttgtataattatatatttaatttaattgattctgTGGATGATAAATActatttttaatgttaatttttttagtattgttttaattatatttgttgttATCTTTTAGTGACTAATCATAGTGCTTGCAGTAGATTTTGGATATATCTATTGGATAAGAATGATAATATGGACAAACATAATTGCTGCTTAGGATTTAAGGTTAGATAACATTTTCTACAATAAATAGGTGTAAAAAGAAGGTGATAAATAATTGGACCAGGTAATGGGAGTGGATTATCTGTTTAAATTCAAAGTGTTATTCAAAATTTGAGAGTATTTAAGAAAAAAGTATCAGACTTAAAATTGAAAGTGTCGTTCAAAATTTGAGAgtatttagaaaaaaaagtagACTCAAAATTATAAGCTTGGGAAAAATTAGGCCCATTAAAATATGAGCTCAagtttgaatgttaaatgttcgAGCCTGGCCTGACTCGACcaattttttaagtttgtaatggtttatatttttttatgtaacttatgacacaaaaaatttaaaactattataatataaacattaaaaaaaatgttaagatgactatatataaaattttaataaataaaaaatataattattaaatattaaactaatataatataaaaaatttattgaaaatttcaaaaaaaaagggctTGGATTAGTTATTTATAAATATGGACGGACTTCGGTAAAATTTAGTCTCACATTTTGGGCCAAATCGGGCTTGGACAATCATAGTGTgtattaatatcatgcttaggtcTAACTCAAATTTAGCCCAACCCATGAATACTTCAATGAATGCTGGTGATGTTGAAGCTAACAAAAGGGGTGGAAAAATTCGGTGGAAACAACGAAGAAGATGAGAAACCCAAATAACTTCAGGGCTAGgtgtaaaaagttataaaataattaaatatgttaaataattttgtagttgtggaggcttaaatttatttaataatttaaaattaaaatcaaattaatagaatgtaTAAATGTTAAGAACTAAAAGTGTTATTGTACCAACTACAAATAGGTTacatcatcattttcattaacAATTTAACGGAGGACGACCAAAATTGAAACACGTTAATAGTTGGGTAACTAATTAAGTAGTTTACCCTGTAttcattgaaaaaaaattatttatgacttAATTAAATAGGAAGCCTTAATTTATGCCCTTTGTTTTAGgtacttattttttcttttttaatcgaACCAGGTACCTAAACTTTATTCCGTTAGCCCCTACCGTTACCTCCAATCGTCCCAGCCAATCAAAAAACACCAAATCTCAACCccactaaaatataattaaaaaaataattgatactAGTACTGTTATAGCCCAAATTTACCCATGACCTATTTACATTAAACCcaataaaacccaaaacaaaataacCCATCAGCCAAATACATTACAACTAACCTACCCTAACCCAAACAACAataacccaattcaaaagcccaccAAGCCTAACCCAACAGAAGCCCAAATCCCACCAAACCCTAGCCCATCCCAATCAAATCAACAAccaaaccctaggtgcgccgcacctagggtcttcAGCCTTCTGCCGTCTGCCATGGCCACCAACTCTCCCCACTTGCCCTCTGTCACCAGGCTGCTCCACCTGCACAACAAATGAAACACGCAACAGCAACAAAAGGGGAAACAGATAGTATAACAAGtgggctataaaagccgaatgaGGAGATTGTAATTAGGGGggatgatttttctttttctttctattgaAATAAAGCATAGacattgaaacaaaaaaaaatatagatcTGTGCAACATCAAAATAGAAGTGCAAACAAAACTAAAACACCAAAAGTCAAAAAACGAGAAGTTCAAGGTgagttttatttcttttcttctttcttaattttgagtttacccccatatatacacacacattaaaaatctaaaaaaatataaaaatatatatataccttcgGCGATTTTCGACCACCGTGTACTGTGGCCGGCACGGCAGACGGTGATTGGCTCGGCGACCGGAGGTCTTGGACcgagagagaaaagagagagagcctctttccttttttttctaaaacaagaagaaaatgaaatttttagaaaatttttttacttttataatacaagaaaacgacgtcgttttgaaagACCCCCAAACGtgcccaaaacggcgtcattttggggGTAACCCAATTACCCGACCCATTGgggctaggatccgcgtgtttttgcggaAGGGTCTAATTGCACGAATAACCCTTCCGCTTTTTAAGCGTTCTACaatttagtttatatttatttataaatttggcCCTGAAATTTAATCTGTTTTATAAATTGGCCCCTCTTACTGCGCAGCGTTTTAATAGTTGGGGATATTGCGCCATTGGTCTCTCTAAGTCATGCACGCGTTGCAATTTGGCCCTGTGtcctattttatttctaatttcgcCCCAAAAATTCTATTTTGGTctcaattttgtccttttttgtCGTTTTTGCTctcaaataaaatttataatattaattttgctattattattatattattgtcacttattattatgtatatattatttatactattcttaatattaatattaatattaatattattattattatatttactattgttataaatattagtgtatatttttttatcatatatgtatatatacatactctTTATATGTggtattatttttaacattattatattttctattatatttatcatctttaatatattgttatttattactttgttttctttaccTTACAAATATGTCATACTTTCTTTATActtttactattattgttattagtattattattattatttattattattatttgtttgtaCATGTTGTTCATACtatcattataatattatttttatcattattacgTTTATTAGGGtagtattattattactatcatcatcattattattattattgtgtgTTTTCATTATATATAGATTTTTCATATCTATAGTATTATCTTATCATTATGTTTACTATATATGTTTACCCTTTATACTATTgttaactattattttatttttaatagtattaagttatatttgtttttatatattcttttattattatcattattaacttatgtatatgcatatatatatttttatgtacatacatttttttatatagtatttttttatatatattattatgtatatactttaacactactagttatatatatttttacctacTTTATGTATACTTCAAAcaatatatatagtatatttctaacactattactatttatatatatattttacgtacatattcttaatatcattattatgtatatatatattcattgtttttatttcgtgtttgatactattatcatgtttaatatatcgcatgcattgtcattgtttttaatatttttgtcgtATTTATTATGTGCCTTGATGTATTTCTAACTCTTATTTTTCGTTTCCCGCCTATTTTATATCATCTCATTGTTCACCGTTTTAAAGAtgtttattcatgtttttttatttatttcaataagcaaggcaacgtaccgatttaacattaagtcatcgatttcatcgctatgttgggtgaacatcaatcgaCTTGTGCTAAAACAGTATGTccttctcaaaaataaaaaaaaaattaaaattctcgtgtttcaaccTGTTTCAaccggatcacgactaaatgttacattgaactcgtatttttgaaaatcaagacaacacgtgttttacaagataccaattttgggcgtcgctaGGGTGCTAaaaccttcctcgcgcgtaaccgactcctgaaccctaCTTTACTCTGATTTTCGCGTAGACCCACAtttggccttcatttttgttcgagaataaattttcttttcaaaaaagatGATTCATTAGGTGTctgatcacacctagaaaaaggatcggtggcgactcccctctttatttcaaaatcaaacttcagttttcaaatttCACTAAATCGCCATGATTAGCGACCAAGCTATAATTTTACGTCgttacagctggcgactccactggggacgtgtttttttgagagtcgagtcgaattaaacgtgtgttgtcaaaattttcaaaattccttgttcaatttgataattagTTGTGATCCCAAAATTGTGTTTTCAAAAAGTCATGCATTCGCATTATGTTGTAAATGTTTTTCTAACTCGTtttgtcctttttatttttcagccttaagttttatggttttggctttgtagtttttttaaaataagatgaaaggtttgtgagtttctccccacacaccgtgcacttgcatttttgcataacatgagctctctacccgggctccgttcgtttaagtgaaagtaaacactatgccttcgtgagttaactcgtccctccgcacaggctagtgaatacttttgggttacatatgacttatgctttcgtgagttaacttgtccctccgcataggcataagtgaATGTAATCCCTcaaattgaactcgtgagcctgtgatgggctacgaccgaggcttcgtactaatcttagtagatgatagtacgaacaattcgagtacctgtctagaaccgaaaccgcatatagtgaaccgtacgagccacctaattagagccatgccgaacctccgtctgtttagtagtcaccaaaataagtgcacaggaggaacgcctcttacctttttcattttcactttctatACAAGGGGATTGGGTCTGTTTCATAAACTAGACCGGGTAGTTCGATTTgttaaattttccatgtttttctgCCTGTATTTAATTACTAATCAAGGTTGTTTGTCTTTGCCTTAtgtttttcatcatgcattataggcatcatattaggaaggtgttgactagagatcggttgccaaaaaatgggtttctaatggaagagtcaattatacaaacaaccgagaagaatgccgtggttcgagactggtctctaaaaactcaaaaagaaaaaggggatagacacgtaactgtgaatgttcgccagaataaccttgaagatttggttctGGTCTGGAATCAGTGGGAATCGGACACTAGGGGTATCTTCACTGAGAGGTACAGATATATAGCCCACTTGATCACTATCAAAATAGACGAGCATTTGATTCAAGCCATGATCAGATTTTGGGATTCAACCTACCAATGTTTTACTTTCAATCAGAAAGACATGACCCCGACTATAGAAGAGTACGCTGCTTTGCTTCGTGTTGATAATGTACAACCCTATAAGATATATGTGAAAGAACCTAAACCGAtaaccttcaagaaaaagttagtaagattgacagacatgactgacgcGTGGGccgaaaaacaaataaagaagaagaatgaaaccatttgcattccatggtttTCCCTACGAGATTCGGttctgaaccatcccgacatgttgaaaagggtaaatctgtTCGCTTTAgccatttacggtttgatcaTCTTCCCGAAAGTCTTTGGAAACATAGAAGTTGTGGTGGTGGACTTCTTCGAAagattaaaacaaggaatcaaccctgtctcGACTATCCTAACCGAGACCTTCAGATCCCTGAGTAGTTACCGAAGGAAAGGGGAAGGACgatttattggatgcgcgcagttgctcaatgtttggattttgagtcacttctagAAGTAGAGTGCACTCTATTCcatatgttttcaaaaacatttgccCCGTTGGAAGCTTatctcaagaaagaatggccaaAGGAAGTCACTGAACAACATTGGGTCTCAGTTTTTCAGAACCTTTGCGCCGAGGATATAACGTGGAGAGCACCGTGGATACGCCCTTCGGTTTTCCTATACAAGGTCGGAGATCAAGACTGGGTGCCACTACTCggattatggggaggagttggatatgccccgctattagtccaaaggcaattttcttcgcgacaattcatACCCATCaccggaggattagcacagtccaAGTTTGCTTTTGCGGGTGAGGGATATATGAAGAgggtccgagacactgcaaagtcttGGAAAAAATTTGagagtatttcaaaaaaaaaatattagactCAAAATATAGGCTTGGAAAAAATTAGGCCCATTAAAATATGAGCTCAAGTTTGAATGTTAAAGGTTCGAGCCTGGCCCGacccgacccattttttaaatttgtaatggtTTATTTTATGTTACGTAACTAATGACACAAAAAACATAAAACtactataatataaacattaaaaaaatattaagatgactatatataaaattttaataaataaaaaatataattattaaatattaaactaatataatataaaaaatttattgaaaatttcaaaaaaaaaagagagagcttGGATTAGTTATTTATAAATATGGACGGACTTCGGCAAAATTTAGTCTCACATTTTGGGCCAAATTGCGCTAGGACAatcataaaatgtattaatatcatgcttaggtcTAACTCAAATTTAGCCCAACTCATGAACACTTCAATGAATGGTGGTGATGTTGAAGCTAACAAAGGGGGTGGAAAAATTCGGTGGAAACAACGAAGAAGATGAGAAACCCAAATAACTTCAGGGCTAGgtgtaaaaagttataaaataattaatatattaaataattttgtagTTGTGGAGGCTTAAATTcattgaataatttaaaattaaaatcaaattaatagaatgtataaatgttgagaaCTAAAAGTGTTATTGTACCAACTACAAATAGGTTacatcatcattttcattaacAATTTAACGGATGACGACCAAGTCATCATTTCCGTTAACAATTTAATGAAATGgtgaccaaaattgaaataagTTAATAGTTGGGTAACTAGTTAAGTAGTTTACCCtatatttattgaaaaaaatttatttatgacTTAATTAAATAGGAAGTCTTAATTTATGCCCTTTGTtttaggtacttaatttttttttatccaaCCAGGTACCTAAACTTTATTCCGTTAGCCCCTGCCGTTACCTCCAATCGTCCCAGCCAATCAAAAAACACCAAATCTCAACCccactaaaatataattaaaaaaataattgatactagtactaaataaaaataactaaaaaggtaCCCATCTCCTCATATAGTAAAAATTtatctatacttttatttaattaggcCTTTTTGGTCtgta includes these proteins:
- the LOC107890353 gene encoding disease resistance protein RUN1 — its product is MTTSSSSSSRQIKHQVFLSFRGEDTRLNFTSHLLKALKDMGVNVFFDEEKLEKGELLSKALSQAIAASNLSIIVLSVDYASSKSCLAEVSDIIDRKNTQGHIVLPIFYHVDPSHVRNIGGSFQISFEEHESKRLVDEVKRWKAAFAEVGKLKGWHIDGGKFDRPEAEYIKNIIEYVTEKLTNSNSKSASEELVGLDYQKNTILRLIERKDCRAIGLWGIGGITKTPLVDDVHKEVSPKSGDCNDFHQNVSENIEKQEVRSLRNDLFSKILNEEICIDTLLIGPSFIQEKLNNKEGFKWKQDRVFTGIVTLQVGKWNTSLPIKQNPHMLLLMPFQAKGNDNEGNRNAESIMLDEQILQRDLQITVEEENYAEAAKIKDDLRVLHEDSKALVLIANFGFYDAFRRGDLDMMQNLWVKGDDVCCVHPGGKGISGYDSIMKSCKLVWMNFEFPLEIKLKNVRVHVRGDFGYVTCVESVKTTKGSNWFPLFVTNVFEMINGQWHICIHQSS